One window of the Onychostoma macrolepis isolate SWU-2019 chromosome 21, ASM1243209v1, whole genome shotgun sequence genome contains the following:
- the celf4 gene encoding CUGBP Elav-like family member 4 isoform X13: MNRPIQVKPADSESRGEDRKLFVGMLNKQQCEDDVRRLFESFGSIEECTILRGPDGNSKGCAFVKYSTHAEAQAAISALHGSQTMPGASSSLVVKFADTDKERTIRRMQQMAGQMGIFNPMALQFGAYGAYAQVQQQAALMASVGQGGYLSPMAAFAAAQMQHMATINGLPGAPMTPTSGGSTPPGITAPTVTSIPSPISVNGFTGLPPPQANGQAPAEAMFTNGIHPYPVLQEVVFREDSEKGGLGVAQRSCFGVQGSCFLSSLSEAQSPTAADPLQQAYAGVQQYAAAFPAAYGQISQAFPQPPPIIPQQQREGPEGCNLFIYHLPQEFGDGELMQMFLPFGNVISSKVFVDRATNQSKCFGFVSFDNPGSAQAAIQSMNGFQIGMKRLKVQLKRPKDANRPY, translated from the exons AAGACAGAAAACTCTTCGTTGGCATGCTGAATAAGCAGCAATGTGAGGACGACGTGCGGCGCCTTTTTGAGTCCTTCGGGAGCATTGAGGAGTGCACCATCCTCAGAGGTCCTGACGGAAACAGCAAAG GTTGTGCGTTTGTGAAGTATTCCACTCATGCAGAAGCTCAGGCCGCTATTAGTGCTTTACATGGCAGCCAAACCATGCCT ggcgCTTCTTCCAGCCTGGTGGTGAAGTTTGCAGACACAGATAAGGAACGGACCATTCGACGCATGCAGCAGATGGCCGGTCAGATGGGCATCTTCAATCCGATGGCCCTGCAGTTTGGAGCGTACGGTGCCTATGCACAG GTTCAGCAGCAGGCAGCGCTGATGGCATCAGTGGGTCAGGGAGGATATCTCAGCCCTATGGCGGCTTTTGCTGCCGCACAGATGCAACACATGGCCACCATCAACGGCCTCCCAGGGGCTCCCATGACCCCAACATCAG GTGGAAGCACGCCCCCTGGCATCACGGCTCCCACGGTGACCAGCATTCCATCTCCAATTAGTGTCAACGGTTTCACAGGGCTGCCTCCTCCTCAGGCCAACGGCCAGGCTCCAGCGGAGGCCATGTTTACCAATGGAATCCATCCTTACCCAG TTTTGCAGGAAGTGGTGTTTAGGGAAGACTCGGAGAAGGGCGGCCTGGGCGTGGCACAGAGAAGTTGTTTTGGGGTTCAGGGAAGCTGCTTCCTGTCGTCTCTCTCAGAAG CTCAGAGTCCCACTGCAGCAGACCCCCTACAGCAGGCCTACGCTGGAGTCCAACAATATGCAG cAGCCTTCCCCGCTGCATATGGACAGATCAGCCAGGCCTTTCCCCAGCCGCCTCCCATCATCCCTCAGCAACAGAGAGAAG GGCCGGAGGGCTGTAACCTGTTTATTTATCACCTCCCTCAGGAGTTTGGGGACGGCGAGCTGATGCAGATGTTCCTGCCTTTCGGTAATGTCATCTCCTCCAAAGTGTTTGTGGATCGGGCGACAAACCAAAGTAAATGCTTTG GCTTTGTGAGCTTTGATAACCCGGGCAGCGCTCAGGCCGCCATCCAGTCCATGAACGGCTTTCAGATTGGCATGAAGAGACTCAAAGTGCAGCTGAAGAGGCCAAAGGACGCCAACCGCCCATATTAG